Proteins from a genomic interval of Ndongobacter massiliensis:
- a CDS encoding 2-hydroxyacid dehydrogenase: MKVYVRAPYAKECLAELRDTFGEVLYEPWTKDGNRYYEDEMLEKLIEHKPEIFITELDRITEKVLQGYKGLKVIGDCRAKPANIQVDACTRHGIPVLCTPARNAQAVAEMLIGMVLYYYRHIGPGIQWVKDGEWTAGTTPYFTWRGHEIAGKKVGLVALGAVAQKAAALFTAFGAEVSYYDPYVDSHDLYEKKTLQEIFATSDIVSLHLPVTEETTGLIDRELLFRMKPDALLVNTSRSEVVDNEALYQLMQEKRIAGLLLDVLPQEPPEPSDLAIAALDRVVLTPHIAGATYEVTDHQSRIMNERLLQWAKKQNLEKIVYNREVL, encoded by the coding sequence ATGAAAGTTTATGTAAGAGCTCCTTATGCAAAGGAATGTTTAGCGGAGCTTCGCGACACTTTTGGAGAGGTTCTCTATGAGCCGTGGACCAAGGACGGGAACCGTTATTACGAAGATGAAATGTTGGAAAAATTGATCGAACATAAACCGGAGATTTTTATCACGGAATTGGATCGCATTACGGAAAAAGTGCTGCAAGGCTATAAAGGATTGAAAGTGATCGGGGATTGTCGGGCGAAACCGGCGAATATCCAAGTAGATGCTTGCACGCGTCACGGCATTCCCGTGCTTTGCACACCGGCTCGAAATGCGCAAGCGGTTGCTGAAATGTTGATCGGTATGGTTCTCTATTATTATCGCCATATAGGTCCCGGCATCCAATGGGTGAAGGACGGCGAATGGACCGCCGGAACGACGCCTTATTTTACCTGGCGCGGGCACGAGATTGCAGGAAAAAAAGTGGGCTTGGTCGCACTTGGCGCCGTGGCGCAAAAAGCAGCCGCTCTCTTTACAGCGTTCGGTGCGGAAGTCAGCTATTATGATCCCTATGTGGACAGTCATGATTTATACGAGAAAAAAACTCTGCAAGAAATTTTTGCGACATCAGATATCGTAAGCCTACATTTGCCGGTTACAGAAGAAACAACGGGACTCATTGATCGGGAGCTGCTTTTCCGCATGAAGCCCGATGCCTTATTGGTCAATACGTCGCGTTCGGAGGTTGTGGACAATGAGGCGCTTTACCAATTGATGCAAGAAAAAAGAATCGCAGGTCTTTTGCTCGATGTATTGCCCCAAGAACCGCCCGAGCCGTCCGATTTAGCCATTGCTGCGCTGGATCGCGTGGTTTTGACGCCCCATATCGCCGGTGCAACCTATGAAGTGACCGACCATCAGTCTCGAATTATGAATGAGCGGTTATTGCAGTGGGCGAAGAAGCAGAATTTGGAAAAAATTGTCTACAACCGGGAGGTTCTGTAA
- a CDS encoding L-fuculose-phosphate aldolase, with amino-acid sequence MYEKERALLVEYGKKMSSEGLSSGTSGNLSIYDPDKNLVLITPSGIGYFDTQPEDIVVMTLDGEIVEGDRKPSSEWHLHTLFYKKKPEARGVVHTHSVFCTTLAALRMPLQAAHYVIADAGVAEVPCAPYRRFGTEELARVAMESIGESNAVLLANHGIVVCGKDLKSAYGLAKGMEYCAEVQWRAMSVGKPVILSDEEMDAVLEGFKTYGQPKKEQK; translated from the coding sequence ATGTACGAAAAGGAAAGAGCATTACTGGTCGAGTATGGAAAAAAAATGAGCAGCGAAGGATTGAGTTCCGGGACCAGCGGAAATCTCAGCATCTATGATCCGGACAAAAACCTAGTGCTGATTACGCCGTCGGGAATCGGCTATTTTGATACGCAACCGGAAGATATTGTTGTGATGACGCTGGACGGCGAAATTGTGGAAGGCGATCGCAAACCGTCGAGTGAGTGGCACCTGCATACGCTGTTTTACAAGAAAAAGCCGGAGGCAAGAGGCGTGGTGCACACGCATTCGGTCTTTTGCACGACGCTGGCGGCACTTCGGATGCCATTGCAGGCGGCACACTATGTCATCGCCGATGCCGGTGTTGCCGAGGTGCCCTGCGCACCGTATCGTCGCTTTGGTACGGAAGAACTGGCGCGCGTGGCGATGGAGAGCATCGGGGAAAGCAATGCGGTGTTGCTTGCCAATCACGGCATCGTCGTTTGCGGAAAGGATTTGAAGTCCGCTTACGGTCTTGCCAAGGGCATGGAGTATTGCGCAGAAGTGCAATGGCGTGCGATGAGCGTCGGAAAACCGGTCATCCTCTCGGACGAGGAAATGGATGCCGTCTTAGAGGGATTCAAAACCTACGGACAGCCGAAAAAAGAACAGAAATAA
- a CDS encoding FGGY family carbohydrate kinase has translation MSKTYLTIDIGTGNTKIHLIDSAGNVHGKRSFSNHYHRDDRYPDALYFQPDAWEDRIMEAISSLLSDFPNRMVDAISASGARQTVVLIDKKGVCRIGLPNIDNRGKQYMDEFCGDGDIYRRTGKWVTEDFPAAKMMGFQKEYPEEFEEIKTFTSLSEWVGYFLTGMLCIEPTQAGETQLFNIHTRKFEDDLAKMYGIDSLQFPTVQAAGSCLGEVSKKWTESLPTLVGAKFIVGGADTQIAISSAEPTAQDYAVVSGTTTPICTFSSEAIYDKRERIWMDCDLEGRGYYFEVNPGSTGLNYQRFLRTFLPGADYAALESAYQKMDHIKVVSSLTSLQFTEKIAQKSGGFFTKAPFPEDLGPIDFSWAILADIACAISSQIWSLEDILQENHVSNAAKKRMLGIGGGFQSPTLCQMLSDLMGKPLVLSAHYVQETSYGLLRLCNQYFKIELKGKKLAQSILPKKGALIQEYYTLWKQYRK, from the coding sequence TTGAGTAAGACCTATCTGACCATTGATATCGGTACCGGCAATACAAAGATCCATTTAATAGACAGTGCAGGAAATGTGCATGGAAAACGGTCATTTAGCAATCATTACCATCGAGATGATCGCTATCCGGACGCGCTTTACTTTCAGCCGGATGCGTGGGAAGATCGCATTATGGAAGCCATCTCTTCGCTGCTGTCCGATTTTCCGAATCGTATGGTGGACGCCATTTCCGCATCAGGTGCACGTCAAACCGTGGTGTTGATTGATAAAAAGGGCGTATGCCGGATAGGTCTTCCCAATATAGACAATCGTGGCAAGCAATACATGGATGAATTTTGTGGAGATGGCGACATTTACCGAAGAACCGGAAAATGGGTCACCGAAGATTTTCCTGCAGCAAAAATGATGGGCTTTCAGAAGGAATATCCCGAAGAATTTGAGGAGATCAAAACTTTTACAAGCCTTAGCGAGTGGGTCGGCTACTTCTTGACCGGCATGCTATGCATCGAGCCGACACAGGCGGGAGAAACTCAACTCTTTAATATCCACACCCGGAAATTTGAGGATGATTTGGCAAAGATGTACGGGATCGATTCCTTACAATTTCCGACGGTTCAGGCTGCCGGGTCTTGCCTTGGTGAAGTCAGCAAGAAGTGGACGGAATCCTTGCCGACACTTGTCGGCGCAAAATTTATTGTCGGCGGGGCAGACACGCAGATTGCCATCTCCAGTGCGGAACCGACGGCACAAGATTATGCCGTTGTTTCCGGCACCACGACGCCGATTTGCACATTTTCATCGGAAGCAATTTATGATAAAAGGGAACGGATATGGATGGATTGCGATTTGGAGGGAAGAGGCTACTACTTTGAAGTGAATCCGGGGTCGACGGGCTTAAACTATCAACGTTTTTTGCGAACTTTTTTGCCCGGAGCCGACTATGCGGCGTTGGAATCGGCCTATCAAAAAATGGATCACATCAAGGTGGTAAGCAGCCTTACTTCCCTACAATTTACTGAAAAGATCGCGCAAAAAAGCGGCGGATTTTTTACGAAAGCACCATTTCCTGAGGACTTGGGGCCGATCGATTTTTCGTGGGCGATACTTGCCGATATTGCCTGTGCGATTTCCTCACAGATTTGGTCATTGGAAGACATCCTTCAGGAGAATCATGTATCAAATGCGGCAAAGAAGCGGATGCTCGGCATCGGCGGGGGCTTTCAATCGCCGACGCTCTGTCAGATGCTTTCAGATTTGATGGGTAAGCCCCTTGTATTATCGGCGCATTATGTTCAGGAGACATCCTATGGACTGTTACGCTTGTGCAATCAATATTTTAAGATAGAATTGAAAGGGAAAAAATTGGCACAAAGTATCCTGCCGAAAAAAGGGGCATTAATCCAAGAATATTACACTCTTTGGAAACAATATCGTAAGTAG